AGGGCGAGGATGTGATCCACATTTGCGGATCCGACGAACACGGTGTAGCTATCACCTTACGCGCCAAGAAAGACGGCATTAGTCCTCAAGAAGTGGTCGATCGCTACCACAACATGATTAAAAAGTCCTTCGAGGATTTCGGTATCGACTTCGACCATTATTCGCGCACCTCATCGAAACTCCATGCAGAAACAGCTCGGTCTTTCTTCAAGGAGATGGATGAAGACGGCGAATTCATCGTGCAAGAATCGGAGCAGTATTTCGACGAGTCGGAGCAGCAGTTCTTGGCCGATCGCTACATCATGGGCACATGCCCGAATTGCGGGTACGACGAAGCCTATGGTGATCAGTGTGAAAACTGCGGAACGAGTTTGAGTCCGGACGATCTAAAGAATCCAAAGTCGCGCTTATCGGGCAACGCTCCGGTCAAAAAGACCACGAAACACTGGTATTTGCCACTCAATAAGTATCAAGAAACTTTTTTGAATCAGTGGATCGAAACCAAGAAAGGCATTTGGCGACCCAATGTATACGGACAGTGTAAGAGCTGGCTCGACCAGGGGTTGGCCCCCCGAGCCATCACGCGCGATTTGGATTGGGGCGTTCCGGTTCCCGCCGTAGGCGGAGAAGGAAAAGTACTGTACGTGTGGTTCGACGCCCCGATAGGGTACATTTCGTCGACGAAGGAATATTTTGCGGAGCAAGGGACTCCGGAGGAATGGAAAGATTACTGGCAAGATGAGGATGCGGAGCTGATCCACTTCATCGGCAAGGACAACATCGTATTTCACTGCATTATTTTTCCGGCCATTTTGAAGGCGCACGGAGGCTATGTGCTACCGACGCAAGTGCCGTCGAACGAGTTTTTGAACCTCGAGGGCAGCAAGATCTCGACTTCACGGAATTGGGCGGTTTGGTTACACGAGTATTTGTTAGACTTCCCCGACAAGCAAGATGTGCTCCGGTATGCCTTAACCGCGAATGCGCCCGAAGCCAAGGACAACGATTTTACCTGGAAAGATTTTCAAGCGCGGAACAACAGCGAGCTGGTGGCCATTTTCGGAAATTTCGTGAATCGCGTCGTGGTGTTGACCAACAAAT
The nucleotide sequence above comes from Flavobacteriales bacterium. Encoded proteins:
- the metG gene encoding methionine--tRNA ligase; its protein translation is MSKRYTITSALPYANGPVHLGHLAGVYVPADIFRRYLRMKGEDVIHICGSDEHGVAITLRAKKDGISPQEVVDRYHNMIKKSFEDFGIDFDHYSRTSSKLHAETARSFFKEMDEDGEFIVQESEQYFDESEQQFLADRYIMGTCPNCGYDEAYGDQCENCGTSLSPDDLKNPKSRLSGNAPVKKTTKHWYLPLNKYQETFLNQWIETKKGIWRPNVYGQCKSWLDQGLAPRAITRDLDWGVPVPAVGGEGKVLYVWFDAPIGYISSTKEYFAEQGTPEEWKDYWQDEDAELIHFIGKDNIVFHCIIFPAILKAHGGYVLPTQVPSNEFLNLEGSKISTSRNWAVWLHEYLLDFPDKQDVLRYALTANAPEAKDNDFTWKDFQARNNSELVAIFGNFVNRVVVLTNKYYDGNLPPCELSDLTDEDNEMVKYLIERPEVIAASLDKYRFREALGEMMNLARAGNKYLADQEPWKLIKSDEKRTEVMMHIALQVAGALAVVAEPFLPHTASKLRNMLNMGDVKWGDVKAHPMLPKGHKIGKAELLFEKIEDDAIQAQIDKLQATKEANDAEKSDIMPQKDDIAFDDFTKLDLRVVLVLEAERVPKTDKLLKLLVDTGVDKRTVVSGIAEFFTPEDLIGKSVVMVLNLAPRKIRGVESQGMVLMAENSEGQLVAIGPQGPATPGSIVS